A single region of the Marinobacter nanhaiticus D15-8W genome encodes:
- a CDS encoding SDR family oxidoreductase — protein sequence MNVLVVHDYGPLGRLVLETLRETSLPIRPLLISKPEGVDFSALEDWIPEDTDLIVNALWHSDPEEAERDPEAIRQWAFSIPMALAEYARGKNMALLQLSTCYVFDGRKQSAYITSNPGHPFSQLGNWQWECEQALRTVLPRHLILRTGWSLERFIRKISASAKGATQLELSSRHRGQPVALKDLARVIRALVLQIDCGAEVWGTYQYAGAEEISQYELGQAIVDALPELEDVHVVDEVPEWARLEPENTTLGCTKVRNTFGVKQLPWRTRLKEEAQLISQATSGTTADRKVLS from the coding sequence GTGAACGTTCTGGTTGTACATGATTATGGCCCCTTGGGCCGTCTGGTCCTGGAGACTTTGAGAGAAACGTCCCTGCCCATCCGCCCGCTGCTGATCAGCAAGCCGGAAGGCGTGGATTTTTCCGCTCTGGAAGACTGGATCCCTGAAGATACCGATCTGATCGTCAACGCCCTCTGGCACAGCGACCCGGAAGAGGCGGAGCGAGACCCTGAGGCGATCCGCCAATGGGCTTTCTCGATCCCCATGGCCTTGGCGGAATACGCCCGTGGCAAGAATATGGCCCTGCTCCAGCTCTCCACCTGCTATGTCTTCGACGGCCGCAAACAGAGCGCCTACATCACATCCAACCCAGGTCACCCGTTCAGTCAGCTCGGCAACTGGCAGTGGGAATGCGAGCAGGCGCTACGCACTGTGTTGCCGCGCCATCTGATCCTGCGTACCGGGTGGAGCCTGGAACGCTTTATCCGCAAGATTTCTGCGTCGGCCAAGGGTGCCACGCAACTGGAGCTCTCAAGCCGTCACCGCGGCCAGCCTGTGGCCCTGAAGGACCTGGCTCGGGTAATCCGCGCACTGGTGTTGCAGATCGATTGTGGTGCCGAAGTCTGGGGCACTTACCAATATGCCGGTGCGGAGGAGATCAGTCAGTACGAGTTGGGCCAGGCCATAGTCGATGCGCTGCCGGAGCTGGAGGATGTCCATGTCGTCGACGAGGTGCCGGAGTGGGCTCGATTGGAGCCGGAAAACACGACGCTTGGATGCACCAAGGTTCGCAATACCTTCGGTGTCAAGCAGCTCCCGTGGCGCACACGGCTTAAGGAAGAGGCTCAATTAATTTCGCAGGCGACTTCTGGCACAACGGCGGACCGTAAGGTACTCAGCTAG